The Candidatus Bathyarchaeota archaeon genome has a segment encoding these proteins:
- the arcC gene encoding carbamate kinase, with amino-acid sequence MSKKVLVALGGNAILKHKEEGTAEEQFENVRKTCEHLVWLIEDGYKIAITHGNGPQVGDILLKNEHSKDLLPPMPLDICGAQSQGMIGYMLQQSMRNEMNKAGINIPVVSLTTQAIVDKNDIAFKNPTKPIGPFYNSSEAEKLRREKEWVMVEDSGRGYRRVVPSPQPKEIVEKDVIRTLFESGAVVIAVGGGGVPVIVKNDGSLEGVVAVIDKDLGAQIFASDIGAEILLMLTDVEKVSINYGKSNQVDLDEITIVEAKRYLQEGHFALGSMAPKVEAAIKFLEARGEKAVISSLEMGRKALEGKAGTTIHS; translated from the coding sequence ATGAGTAAGAAAGTGCTAGTAGCCCTAGGTGGAAATGCAATCTTAAAACATAAAGAAGAAGGAACGGCTGAGGAACAATTTGAAAATGTGAGAAAAACCTGTGAACATCTTGTCTGGCTGATTGAAGACGGATATAAAATCGCAATAACTCACGGAAACGGCCCCCAGGTTGGAGACATCCTTCTCAAGAATGAACATTCAAAAGATCTCTTGCCACCGATGCCCTTAGACATTTGCGGAGCCCAAAGTCAAGGCATGATCGGATACATGTTACAACAATCAATGCGGAATGAAATGAACAAAGCTGGCATAAACATTCCAGTTGTATCTCTCACAACACAAGCAATAGTTGACAAAAACGACATTGCCTTCAAAAATCCCACAAAACCAATAGGACCATTTTACAACTCTTCAGAAGCTGAAAAACTGAGAAGAGAGAAGGAATGGGTGATGGTTGAAGACAGTGGGCGAGGGTACAGACGAGTGGTGCCTTCGCCTCAACCAAAAGAGATAGTGGAAAAAGACGTGATTAGAACGTTGTTCGAAAGCGGTGCAGTAGTTATTGCGGTGGGAGGAGGAGGAGTTCCTGTGATAGTTAAAAATGATGGCAGTTTAGAAGGTGTAGTAGCTGTGATTGACAAAGATTTGGGCGCCCAAATATTTGCCAGCGACATAGGAGCTGAGATTCTTCTCATGTTGACTGATGTCGAAAAAGTTTCCATTAATTACGGAAAATCAAATCAAGTTGACCTAGACGAAATAACTATAGTCGAAGCTAAGCGGTATCTGCAAGAAGGACATTTTGCTCTTGGGAGTATGGCTCCTAAAGTTGAAGCAGCTATAAAATTTTTGGAAGCTAGAGGAGAAAAGGCAGTTATATCTTCTTTGGAAATGGGAAGGAAAGCCTTGGAGGGTAAGGCTGGCACAACAATACACAGCTAG
- a CDS encoding MFS transporter, with translation MRRLSGALATLTGFLAKIRAEFSFMRGNLLTLIVSWLFVYFTFSMTFSFESPFFRELGAPPEIIGMMGSVGAMVLGLVRIPGAVIADKYGRRQIIVMMTFVIAFSFLFYLFAPDWRFVLIGMIISNLALIYQPALDAILADSIPSEKRGMGYAAVNVIPNIPTIVAPVIAGILVETYGIVPGMRIVYTIIFFCILAAAIIRLLFLRETLENPQRIQLGALKVAFKDSLGAIREAWKDMSATLKFVTVAFLVSAFEEPMFRMFTALYVFDVVGVGKMQWGIINTAWVATTLIFGFPLGKVIDKIGRKRSILTAYFLFIPSTLLFLTSRSFTQLFIVYLLFGVGGCLTIPAYSALLADLIPKEKRGRIMGTIVTLNILATVPASALGGFLYGASPVYPFILTMILGATVSLIILVAVREPKIREE, from the coding sequence TTGAGAAGACTTTCAGGAGCTTTAGCAACATTGACAGGCTTTCTAGCAAAGATTAGGGCTGAGTTCTCCTTTATGCGAGGGAACCTGCTTACTCTTATTGTTAGTTGGCTCTTTGTCTACTTCACGTTCTCAATGACATTCTCGTTTGAATCCCCCTTCTTCAGGGAGCTTGGGGCACCTCCAGAGATAATTGGTATGATGGGTTCTGTTGGTGCTATGGTGTTGGGTTTGGTTCGGATTCCTGGGGCCGTTATCGCGGACAAGTATGGTAGAAGACAAATCATTGTGATGATGACCTTCGTCATCGCTTTCTCGTTTCTTTTCTACCTATTTGCTCCAGATTGGCGATTCGTCCTCATAGGAATGATAATTTCGAATCTCGCCTTGATCTATCAACCTGCTCTCGATGCCATACTCGCTGACTCTATTCCTTCTGAAAAGCGGGGAATGGGATATGCAGCTGTTAACGTGATCCCTAACATACCCACGATAGTGGCACCGGTAATCGCAGGTATCCTAGTGGAGACCTATGGCATTGTTCCAGGTATGCGAATAGTTTATACGATAATTTTCTTTTGTATACTAGCTGCAGCGATTATAAGGCTGCTCTTTCTGCGAGAAACCCTTGAGAATCCTCAAAGGATACAGCTCGGAGCACTGAAGGTGGCTTTCAAAGATTCTTTGGGTGCAATAAGAGAAGCATGGAAAGACATGTCAGCTACCCTCAAATTCGTAACTGTCGCGTTTTTAGTGAGCGCTTTTGAAGAACCAATGTTTCGTATGTTCACCGCACTCTACGTGTTCGACGTTGTTGGAGTTGGCAAGATGCAATGGGGCATCATTAACACTGCGTGGGTAGCAACCACGCTCATCTTTGGATTCCCGCTTGGTAAGGTAATAGACAAAATTGGTAGAAAGAGATCCATACTTACTGCTTACTTCCTCTTCATACCCTCGACCCTTCTATTCCTCACTTCTCGCAGTTTTACACAGCTATTCATTGTCTACCTGCTATTCGGCGTAGGAGGATGCTTGACCATACCAGCCTATAGCGCGTTATTAGCTGATTTGATTCCGAAAGAGAAAAGAGGTAGAATCATGGGAACAATTGTCACACTGAATATATTGGCGACAGTTCCTGCGTCAGCGCTTGGCGGGTTCCTTTATGGGGCATCCCCTGTCTACCCATTTATCTTAACCATGATCTTGGGAGCGACAGTCAGCCTGATAATACTCGTTGCAGTAAGAGAACCCAAAATTAGAGAAGAATAA
- a CDS encoding helix-turn-helix domain-containing protein codes for MTLYEVALKVATKSFFTELTRRFPSMSVFIWCNRENDVVEIVVRAPDEYPLVMEEIRALPFMGVIEEITDDRRLYLNVHECHCMKHDTIVRHIGKLDILNIFPNMIENGWTYHRLIVFRHKDLEELLTRFEKWDWFYKILRKVPFDGFVASSLTLSADALFSGLTEKQMEAILVAHRHGYYNLPRDSDVKTIAAKEKVPRTTFQEHLSKAENKLLTALLPNIKLFYHASPERRKSLRVKRSHSLIPLSRQLAR; via the coding sequence ATGACATTGTATGAAGTTGCTCTGAAAGTAGCAACCAAATCGTTTTTCACCGAACTAACACGTAGATTTCCATCTATGAGCGTTTTCATTTGGTGTAACAGAGAGAATGATGTTGTTGAGATTGTTGTAAGAGCCCCAGATGAATATCCTCTCGTTATGGAAGAGATTCGTGCACTCCCATTTATGGGAGTTATTGAAGAAATAACTGATGATCGAAGGCTCTATTTGAACGTGCATGAATGTCACTGTATGAAACATGATACAATTGTCAGACATATTGGGAAGCTAGATATTCTGAACATATTTCCAAATATGATAGAAAATGGCTGGACATACCACCGGCTTATAGTATTCAGACACAAAGATTTGGAAGAGCTTCTAACACGCTTTGAGAAATGGGATTGGTTCTACAAGATTCTGCGTAAGGTTCCTTTTGATGGGTTTGTTGCGAGTTCCCTTACTCTGTCTGCCGATGCTCTATTTTCTGGTCTGACAGAGAAGCAGATGGAAGCTATTCTTGTTGCACATCGCCATGGCTACTATAACCTACCGAGGGATTCTGATGTTAAGACAATTGCTGCAAAAGAGAAGGTTCCACGAACAACGTTTCAAGAGCATCTCTCGAAGGCTGAAAACAAGCTTTTGACAGCTCTACTTCCAAATATCAAACTGTTTTACCATGCTTCGCCAGAGAGAAGAAAAAGCCTTAGGGTAAAGCGGAGTCACTCCCTGATACCTCTGAGTCGGCAGTTAGCAAGATAA
- a CDS encoding aldo/keto reductase — translation MILRDLGKTGLKVGEIGLGTEHLKRASKETVMSVVGKAIENGINYFDLLFNFSVYLENFGAAFQDRRDRVILTSHLGSADRNGRYFKTRSINKCESTFLNALSTLGTDYIDIINVHYVKDMKEFEEISSDHGVLELAHRLRDEGKARLVGISTHDVSVVKKAAESGRFDVVTFQVNMANNALLGRNEALAACARESVGLVAMKPFAGGYLLRQSKTVGIAPIRKGGGERVKLKIPSSMTPIHCLAYVLSQIGVSTTIPGVRSIEELDGILSYVGSTAEEKDFSEILNNFKEYETGQCVYCNHCLPCPSNIDIGEVTRLLDIAKFRLTEEMKAKYTTLQSKASECIKCGVCVDRCPFEVDIVSNMEKAANLLEQ, via the coding sequence ATGATTCTTCGTGACTTAGGCAAAACAGGCTTGAAAGTCGGCGAAATAGGATTGGGAACTGAGCATCTCAAAAGAGCAAGCAAGGAAACCGTCATGTCAGTTGTCGGTAAAGCCATCGAGAACGGAATCAACTACTTCGATCTCCTCTTCAACTTTTCTGTCTACCTCGAGAATTTTGGCGCTGCCTTCCAAGATAGAAGAGACAGAGTCATTCTCACAAGTCACCTTGGATCAGCTGACAGAAACGGTCGATATTTTAAGACTCGTAGCATCAATAAGTGTGAAAGTACATTCTTGAATGCCTTGTCCACGCTGGGCACAGATTACATTGACATCATTAATGTACACTACGTCAAAGACATGAAAGAATTCGAGGAAATATCTTCTGATCACGGGGTGCTAGAGCTCGCGCATCGTCTGAGAGATGAAGGAAAGGCGCGTTTGGTCGGGATAAGCACACATGATGTTTCTGTTGTTAAGAAAGCTGCGGAAAGTGGAAGATTTGACGTCGTGACCTTCCAAGTCAACATGGCAAACAACGCCCTACTAGGGAGAAACGAGGCGCTAGCTGCTTGCGCCCGAGAAAGCGTGGGTCTGGTGGCTATGAAACCCTTTGCAGGAGGTTATCTTTTGCGGCAAAGTAAAACAGTTGGAATTGCACCGATTAGGAAAGGGGGCGGTGAGAGAGTCAAATTGAAAATTCCATCATCTATGACGCCAATCCACTGCCTCGCCTACGTTCTTTCGCAAATAGGCGTCTCCACGACTATACCAGGGGTAAGAAGCATTGAAGAGCTTGATGGCATCTTATCCTACGTTGGCTCAACAGCCGAAGAGAAGGATTTCTCGGAAATCCTCAACAATTTCAAAGAATACGAAACTGGCCAATGCGTCTACTGCAATCACTGTCTTCCATGTCCCTCTAACATCGACATAGGAGAAGTCACACGCCTGCTTGATATTGCGAAGTTCCGTTTGACCGAAGAAATGAAGGCCAAATACACCACCCTTCAATCCAAGGCCTCCGAATGCATCAAGTGCGGCGTCTGCGTTGATCGCTGCCCATTTGAAGTAGACATTGTCTCCAACATGGAAAAAGCCGCAAACCTTCTGGAACAATAG
- a CDS encoding endonuclease III: protein MIKTGRRNYLTILDSRLLNTLEEKYGPLWETIWPEEYSFKDQFKKLVITILSQNTSNANTIRAYRGLAAKFEITPEVLASADIDQLKEAIRSGGLYNIKAKRLRDISKAVLEKFNGDVESVLALPKEEAKTNLMELPGIGDKTADVLLTSRYSYQKILPIDTHFDRVAKRVGIAKTNANYNEVQEAYMKFLPEAYRERASGLLWLLAKNTCRAQNPKCGECPLKEICEYGTNH, encoded by the coding sequence ATGATAAAAACTGGGAGAAGAAACTATTTGACAATTTTAGATTCCAGATTATTGAACACTTTAGAGGAAAAGTATGGCCCGCTTTGGGAAACGATCTGGCCTGAAGAATACTCTTTCAAAGACCAGTTCAAAAAGTTGGTCATCACTATTCTTTCCCAGAATACAAGCAACGCCAATACTATCCGCGCCTACAGGGGTTTGGCAGCAAAGTTTGAAATTACGCCCGAAGTGCTTGCGTCTGCAGATATTGATCAGTTGAAAGAGGCTATTAGAAGCGGAGGACTTTATAACATCAAGGCTAAACGTCTAAGAGACATCTCAAAAGCTGTCTTAGAAAAGTTTAACGGCGATGTTGAATCAGTGCTTGCTTTGCCGAAAGAAGAGGCAAAAACGAATTTGATGGAGTTACCCGGTATTGGTGACAAAACTGCGGATGTTCTTTTAACAAGCAGATATTCATATCAAAAGATTCTGCCTATCGACACTCATTTCGACAGAGTAGCCAAGAGGGTCGGAATAGCAAAAACCAACGCTAACTACAACGAAGTACAGGAAGCCTACATGAAATTTCTACCAGAAGCATATCGAGAACGAGCCTCAGGCTTACTTTGGCTACTTGCCAAAAACACTTGCAGAGCACAGAACCCGAAATGTGGTGAGTGTCCCCTAAAAGAAATATGTGAATATGGAACAAATCACTAA
- a CDS encoding dihydrolipoyl dehydrogenase, whose protein sequence is MKEYDLISIGTGSAMNIVGVMIQESPKMKVAVIDKDEPGGICLTRGCIPSKMLLYPAELVRTVGRAGEFGIEVAIRKINFEMVMERMRTIIYKDINMIRQGLSHSENIDYYPTVAEFVDLYTLKVGNETITSKMIFLCTGSKPIIPPIQGLEEIGYLTSDTVLKMNRLPESIAIVGGGYIAAEYGHFFSAMGSKVTVIGRNPQFLKQEEPEVSALAKKELEKHMTILTNHEVREAEKTSMGKKRLVAVNRENGEKAVITADEILIATGRGPNTDVLHPERGGVETDKRGWITVNEYLETSQPNIWAFGDANGRQLFKHAANYESIIVYYNAILKKKVKVDYHAIPHAVFTYPEIASVGLREKEAIERYGKDKVLIGIYRYEDTAKGEAMGVKDYFVKVIVEKGTTKILGAHIIGPYASVLIQEIINLMYTPEQSAEPIINGMHIHPALNEVVERTFRSLMPPDQYHQLIEHHQH, encoded by the coding sequence ATGAAGGAATACGATTTAATATCAATAGGAACAGGCTCAGCGATGAATATTGTAGGTGTTATGATCCAAGAGAGTCCAAAGATGAAGGTGGCTGTCATAGATAAAGATGAGCCGGGTGGTATTTGTTTGACCCGAGGCTGCATACCGTCTAAGATGTTACTATATCCTGCTGAGTTGGTAAGAACAGTTGGGAGGGCTGGGGAATTCGGCATAGAAGTCGCCATTCGGAAGATAAATTTTGAAATGGTTATGGAAAGGATGAGGACCATTATCTATAAGGACATAAACATGATACGTCAGGGGCTTTCCCACTCTGAAAACATAGATTACTACCCGACTGTTGCCGAATTTGTTGACCTGTACACGCTGAAGGTTGGTAATGAGACAATTACGTCAAAGATGATTTTCCTGTGCACTGGGTCAAAACCCATAATACCTCCAATCCAAGGGCTGGAGGAAATAGGTTATCTTACAAGCGATACAGTTCTCAAGATGAATCGACTACCTGAGAGTATTGCTATAGTAGGCGGAGGATACATAGCTGCGGAATACGGCCATTTCTTTTCAGCCATGGGATCTAAAGTAACCGTAATCGGCAGGAATCCCCAGTTTCTCAAACAAGAAGAACCGGAGGTGTCGGCGCTAGCTAAGAAGGAGTTGGAGAAACACATGACAATTCTCACAAATCACGAGGTGCGTGAGGCAGAGAAGACTTCGATGGGCAAGAAGCGGCTTGTCGCTGTCAACAGAGAGAATGGAGAGAAGGCGGTGATAACTGCAGACGAGATACTGATAGCTACCGGAAGAGGCCCGAACACAGACGTGCTTCATCCTGAAAGAGGAGGGGTAGAAACAGACAAGAGAGGATGGATTACCGTCAATGAGTATCTAGAGACTTCGCAACCAAACATTTGGGCTTTTGGTGACGCTAACGGCAGACAGCTCTTCAAGCATGCGGCAAACTACGAATCTATAATCGTATACTACAATGCCATATTGAAGAAGAAGGTAAAAGTCGATTACCACGCGATCCCCCACGCAGTTTTCACGTATCCCGAAATTGCAAGCGTCGGTCTCAGAGAGAAAGAAGCAATTGAGAGATACGGAAAAGACAAGGTGCTAATCGGAATCTACAGATACGAAGACACCGCTAAAGGAGAAGCCATGGGTGTAAAAGACTACTTTGTCAAGGTAATCGTTGAGAAGGGAACCACGAAGATCTTAGGGGCACATATCATTGGACCCTATGCCTCTGTTCTAATACAAGAGATAATAAACCTAATGTACACACCTGAACAAAGCGCAGAGCCAATAATCAACGGAATGCACATCCACCCCGCTCTAAACGAGGTAGTAGAAAGGACTTTCCGTTCCCTTATGCCACCGGACCAATACCATCAACTTATCGAGCACCACCAACACTAG
- a CDS encoding MEDS domain-containing protein: MLHSEKNVEMLIDFGLTRNQAKVYIAVARLRLASVSQISRASKVRREDVYRILPKLEKMGLVEKLLGTPAKIRATPVEDALSILIKYEEDTAHDRVSTLKAKTKTFLKHFVRAPRLEMEEKTHFVLIPKRESIMGKMLTMIKNAERELGIVLSESQIMQFIHTFSEQLKRITEKGVRIRIISELSEYEASLPRVIEERILSGAPVDLRYMDLPSSHYIIVDLKEALISTTTEGNMAGNPCLWTNSDSLVGVFQGDFENLWHNSISWKTIETTAVPKKVISYMEQLRPTNHLIFVYDNPEAKYNVLFNYLKAGLDKGEAGVYVTSDVNSSQAKEAMKRFGLKVEEYEKTGALRIFGYEDVYIIEGKFSVTNTINLWNKLYNEALKKGFKGLRVTGELGCFFKHNLIRELIEYEQALHRVLEIPLIAICAYDANILNKTKDPINLYTELARAHGTVLFTGLDKKLGRMEIRKV; the protein is encoded by the coding sequence TTGTTACATTCAGAAAAGAATGTTGAGATGTTGATTGACTTCGGGCTCACTCGTAATCAGGCAAAAGTGTATATAGCCGTAGCTAGATTGAGGTTGGCCTCAGTCAGCCAAATTTCAAGAGCGTCGAAAGTGCGTCGAGAAGATGTCTACAGAATATTGCCGAAGCTCGAAAAAATGGGTTTGGTTGAGAAATTGTTGGGAACACCAGCTAAAATCAGAGCTACGCCGGTAGAAGATGCCCTTTCCATTCTGATCAAATATGAAGAAGACACAGCCCACGACAGAGTGTCCACATTAAAAGCCAAAACAAAAACGTTTTTGAAGCATTTTGTGCGAGCGCCGAGATTAGAAATGGAAGAAAAAACACATTTCGTTCTGATTCCAAAGCGAGAAAGCATTATGGGTAAGATGTTGACTATGATAAAAAACGCTGAGAGAGAATTAGGCATTGTACTTTCCGAAAGTCAAATCATGCAGTTCATTCACACTTTCTCTGAGCAACTCAAGAGAATCACAGAGAAAGGAGTAAGAATTCGCATAATATCAGAACTGTCCGAGTATGAAGCCTCCCTTCCGAGGGTTATAGAAGAGCGCATATTATCTGGTGCCCCTGTTGATTTAAGGTATATGGATCTGCCCTCAAGTCATTACATAATTGTTGACTTAAAAGAAGCTTTGATCTCAACCACCACAGAGGGGAACATGGCAGGAAATCCTTGTCTATGGACAAACAGCGACAGCCTCGTGGGAGTCTTTCAAGGGGATTTTGAAAACCTTTGGCATAATTCTATAAGTTGGAAGACCATTGAAACGACCGCTGTTCCCAAAAAAGTGATCAGTTATATGGAACAATTGAGACCCACAAACCACCTAATATTCGTGTATGATAATCCAGAAGCAAAATACAACGTTCTTTTCAACTACCTTAAAGCTGGATTGGATAAAGGTGAAGCTGGAGTGTATGTGACTTCTGACGTGAACTCAAGCCAAGCAAAGGAAGCCATGAAACGGTTCGGCCTCAAGGTTGAAGAATACGAAAAAACAGGCGCTTTACGCATCTTTGGATACGAAGACGTTTACATAATAGAAGGAAAGTTCAGCGTGACCAACACGATAAATCTATGGAACAAACTCTACAATGAAGCCTTAAAAAAAGGCTTTAAGGGACTAAGAGTCACCGGAGAGTTGGGATGCTTCTTCAAACATAACTTAATCCGAGAACTAATTGAATATGAGCAAGCATTACACAGAGTCTTAGAGATCCCACTGATTGCCATCTGCGCTTACGACGCCAACATACTAAACAAAACTAAAGACCCAATAAACCTATACACCGAGTTAGCCAGAGCTCACGGCACAGTCTTGTTCACAGGCTTGGACAAAAAACTAGGAAGAATGGAAATCAGAAAAGTATAA
- a CDS encoding amidohydrolase: MSSPKESAFAWISNSNKRLIDLSDKVWEFAELGLIEVKSSALLADELEKNGFRVKRGIADMPTAFVATWGEGKPVVGIMGEYDALPGLSQKKIPWKEPLASGMAGHGCGHNIHGTSGMAAAIAAKIALELHNIKGTVKFFGTPAEENFSGKVFMVRDGYFNDVDAVISHHPNDMNSVDLRSSLAVNSVKFHFYGKASHAGGSPEQGRSALDAVELMNTGVNYLREHVIQDARIHYVIEKGGDQPNVVPSYARSWYYVRAPEREELEFIYDWILDIARGASMMTRTKVKTEFMEGTYNVVPNRAIAELIVKNMEEIGLPEYSEEDLKFAEKIAETFSQETKIAQLKKSKRPGWENLADKLIDDEIPSPWGEGETIHGSTDVADVSWHVPTVEFSTATWVLGTLGHSWQAVAQSGVGLGHESLLFAAKIMAATVIDLLVDEKHLSKAQEEQKRRLRNRKYKSPIPSGHKPPLDVWRE, encoded by the coding sequence ATGTCTTCTCCCAAGGAATCCGCTTTTGCTTGGATATCAAACAGTAATAAGCGACTCATTGATTTGAGCGACAAAGTCTGGGAGTTTGCTGAGCTTGGGTTGATTGAGGTCAAGTCCTCAGCACTTCTGGCTGACGAGTTGGAGAAGAACGGGTTTAGAGTTAAACGCGGTATTGCTGATATGCCAACAGCGTTTGTGGCAACATGGGGTGAAGGCAAGCCAGTTGTAGGGATAATGGGTGAGTACGATGCGTTACCAGGGCTGTCGCAGAAGAAGATTCCATGGAAAGAGCCACTAGCGTCTGGCATGGCTGGGCACGGATGTGGGCACAACATTCATGGAACGAGTGGCATGGCAGCGGCAATCGCTGCTAAGATTGCCCTTGAATTGCATAATATCAAGGGTACTGTGAAATTCTTTGGAACTCCTGCAGAAGAAAACTTTTCGGGGAAAGTCTTTATGGTGAGAGATGGGTATTTCAACGACGTTGACGCAGTAATCAGCCACCATCCAAACGATATGAATTCCGTTGATTTAAGAAGCAGCTTGGCTGTCAACTCCGTCAAATTCCATTTCTATGGTAAGGCTTCCCATGCTGGAGGTTCCCCTGAACAAGGAAGAAGCGCTTTAGATGCAGTGGAACTGATGAACACTGGTGTCAACTACTTGAGGGAACATGTAATCCAAGATGCCCGAATACACTACGTGATTGAAAAAGGCGGAGACCAGCCAAACGTCGTACCATCATACGCTAGGAGCTGGTACTATGTCAGAGCTCCAGAGAGAGAAGAGTTGGAATTCATCTATGATTGGATACTTGACATAGCTAGGGGAGCATCGATGATGACCAGAACTAAGGTGAAGACGGAGTTCATGGAAGGAACCTATAACGTTGTTCCAAACAGGGCTATTGCGGAGCTAATCGTGAAGAACATGGAAGAAATAGGACTACCCGAATACAGCGAGGAAGACTTGAAGTTTGCTGAGAAAATTGCAGAAACGTTTTCACAGGAAACGAAGATTGCCCAACTGAAAAAGTCAAAGCGTCCAGGATGGGAAAACCTCGCAGACAAGTTAATAGACGATGAAATCCCAAGTCCATGGGGCGAAGGTGAAACTATTCATGGGAGCACAGATGTGGCGGATGTCAGCTGGCATGTGCCAACTGTAGAGTTTAGCACAGCCACTTGGGTTCTGGGAACACTTGGTCATTCTTGGCAAGCAGTAGCGCAGAGTGGAGTTGGACTTGGTCACGAATCGCTATTGTTCGCAGCTAAAATAATGGCTGCCACCGTTATAGACCTCCTAGTAGATGAAAAGCATTTGAGCAAAGCTCAAGAAGAGCAAAAGCGAAGGTTGAGAAATAGAAAGTACAAATCACCAATACCGTCAGGCCATAAACCTCCCCTAGATGTCTGGAGAGAATAG